One part of the Salinivirga cyanobacteriivorans genome encodes these proteins:
- a CDS encoding aldehyde dehydrogenase family protein codes for MNPKMQKVLDNLGIEEVNAGVCTGTQWIDTNGKETTSVTPIDDSILGKVKNAELKDYENVITKAQEAFKKWREVPAPARGEIVRKIGNALRDKKEDLGMLVSIEMGKSYQEGLGEVQEMIDIADFAVGQSRQLYGFTMQSERPNHRLFDHYHPYGIVGVITAFNFPVAVYAWNTMIAAVAGDVVVWKPSSKTPLTAVAVQKIVADVIKDEPEVPEGVFNLVIGRSAVMGDNFIEDKRVPLISVTGSTRVGKRVAEKVGKRLGNTILELGGNNAIILSPDANLEMAIPSIVFGAVGTAGQRCTSTRRVIVHEDIYDDVKKKLTNAYEQVSKKIGDPLDENNLVGPLIDTDATELFTSALEKVKEEGGKVLFGGEVLSGKGYETGTYVVPAICEAQNHYEIVQEETFAPILYLIKYKSFDEALDIHNGVPQGLSSAIFTDSIQESMSFLSNSGSDCGIANVNVGTSGAEIGGAFGGEKDTGGGRESGSDAWKAYMRRQTTTINYGKDLPLAQGIKFDI; via the coding sequence ATGAATCCAAAAATGCAGAAAGTACTTGACAATTTAGGTATTGAAGAAGTCAATGCCGGAGTTTGTACAGGTACACAATGGATAGATACCAATGGAAAAGAAACAACATCGGTAACACCAATTGATGATTCAATATTGGGTAAGGTTAAAAATGCCGAACTCAAAGATTACGAAAATGTAATTACAAAAGCACAGGAAGCATTTAAAAAATGGCGCGAAGTTCCTGCACCTGCAAGAGGCGAAATTGTAAGAAAAATTGGAAATGCATTACGCGATAAGAAAGAAGACCTTGGAATGCTTGTGAGTATCGAAATGGGCAAAAGCTATCAGGAAGGTCTGGGAGAAGTGCAGGAAATGATAGATATTGCAGATTTTGCCGTTGGCCAATCACGCCAGCTTTATGGCTTTACTATGCAAAGCGAGCGACCCAATCACCGTCTCTTCGATCATTACCATCCCTACGGTATTGTTGGTGTTATTACAGCTTTTAATTTTCCAGTAGCTGTTTATGCATGGAATACAATGATCGCAGCTGTAGCCGGTGATGTAGTTGTTTGGAAACCATCATCCAAAACTCCACTGACAGCTGTAGCTGTGCAAAAAATCGTTGCTGATGTAATAAAAGATGAACCGGAAGTTCCCGAAGGAGTTTTCAACCTCGTAATTGGCCGTTCTGCTGTAATGGGCGACAATTTCATCGAAGACAAACGTGTACCGCTTATTTCTGTTACCGGATCTACCCGCGTAGGTAAACGTGTTGCCGAAAAAGTTGGAAAACGTCTGGGTAATACCATTCTTGAGCTGGGTGGTAACAATGCCATAATTCTTTCACCCGATGCAAATCTTGAAATGGCCATTCCATCCATCGTATTCGGTGCAGTGGGAACAGCAGGTCAGCGATGTACATCAACCCGCCGTGTAATTGTACACGAAGATATTTATGATGATGTAAAGAAAAAACTTACCAATGCATATGAGCAGGTATCAAAGAAAATCGGTGATCCGCTTGATGAAAATAACCTTGTAGGGCCACTTATCGATACAGATGCAACAGAATTGTTCACTTCTGCACTTGAAAAAGTGAAAGAAGAGGGCGGTAAGGTGCTATTTGGTGGTGAGGTACTAAGCGGAAAAGGCTACGAAACCGGAACCTATGTTGTACCTGCCATTTGTGAAGCACAGAATCATTACGAAATTGTGCAGGAAGAGACCTTTGCGCCAATTCTGTACTTAATCAAATATAAATCTTTCGACGAAGCTTTAGACATACATAATGGTGTACCACAGGGCCTCTCAAGTGCCATCTTTACCGATAGTATTCAGGAATCAATGTCTTTCTTAAGCAACAGCGGTTCCGATTGTGGTATTGCGAATGTTAATGTAGGAACATCGGGTGCTGAAATTGGTGGTGCTTTTGGTGGTGAAAAAGATACCGGAGGTGGCCGCGAATCTGGTTCCGATGCCTGGAAGGCTTATATGCGTCGCCAAACTACAACAATCAATTATGGTAAAGATTTACCATTGGCACAAGGCATTAAATTCGACATTTAA
- a CDS encoding cation:proton antiporter: MKFSLFAIALAAIFLSVGNKNIAAVNSEFNSFSDTITAAQNSVENQHHDGIEKTHDTTHEGGHSSDMSPLFFVIVALIIGAATRHFLRKSPIPYTVTLLIFGLLIGMAVRMHFFEGWGDTFATAVRWAGHIDPHLILYVFLPTLIFEAAFAMDVHTFKKSVANAAILAVPGIIVALFLTAFIIIGIKELGIGLPDWSWQVALLFGVVISATDPVAVVALLKDLGASKKLGTLIEGESLLNDGTAIVIFLVILGSIKGASPDMGELEAFVFNLHPVLKFAYISFGGILLGLAVGTITIRWVRGVFNDAMVEISAIVTAAYITFFIAEHFLYVSGVLGLVSLGLAAASVGRTRISPEVEHFLHEFWELLAFIANTLIFIIVGVVIAEQAVFTGSDFLILLIIYIGIHIVRAIVVTIFFPFMKRTGYGLDKKNAMVVWYGALRGAIGLALALVIASLDPAVLSEKIQNQFLFFTAGIVILTLVVNAITIKFLIQKLGLTKLAPAKAKMIYNAQAYLRKTAANTIETLKRDRFMNHANWQQVKKYLPPQPEISEEEIGDVETIAEIRRRILEQEKSSYWYQFKKGLLGPTAVQKLSEGINTILDAGGLIPLCERKDLEESWKTPGFLKTLQNQPLLDKLTKHMFFDRLAVSYDSARGFVEAQEEALKLVESMHREVEDGEDGDKTDSLEIIEEEINENRIHGLTYLRNLRKSYPEIYNAISTRQAIRSLLNFEMQTVERLEKKGRLESSEANKMAKAIENRMKRLLQKPPSVKLPKNIKLLKDMEWFEEVEIPMLKKVSASFSSKVYSMGDKLIKLHDSGNAIFVIARGTVKVSVGNEVVAILGPGNVVGEIAVLTGKSSSATIEAESPVTALRMKYLKIQRLLNEDKFLKHNLWRIAGRRMAENMLSLTKEYGKLKRKKLQRIIDKGELKELNAGNTFTLDKKEGIMLSGAVNLEGREIRGTRLMKPGVYQVVDDSYVFVI, from the coding sequence ATGAAATTTAGCCTCTTTGCAATCGCACTTGCTGCAATATTTCTTTCTGTAGGTAATAAAAATATTGCAGCTGTCAATTCAGAATTCAATTCATTTTCAGACACCATTACAGCTGCGCAAAATTCTGTAGAAAACCAACATCATGATGGCATTGAAAAAACACATGATACAACCCACGAAGGTGGACATAGTTCAGATATGTCGCCCCTGTTCTTTGTAATTGTTGCACTTATTATTGGAGCTGCAACGCGCCATTTCCTGCGTAAAAGTCCCATACCTTATACTGTTACATTGCTCATTTTTGGTTTGCTTATAGGTATGGCTGTTCGTATGCATTTTTTTGAAGGGTGGGGCGATACCTTTGCCACAGCAGTGCGTTGGGCCGGGCACATCGACCCGCACCTGATTTTATACGTTTTCCTGCCCACATTAATATTTGAGGCCGCATTTGCAATGGATGTGCATACATTTAAAAAATCGGTTGCCAATGCTGCTATTCTGGCTGTTCCCGGCATAATTGTAGCACTTTTTTTAACTGCTTTTATCATAATTGGTATAAAAGAACTTGGAATTGGGTTGCCTGACTGGTCATGGCAGGTGGCTTTGCTTTTTGGGGTGGTTATTAGCGCTACCGATCCGGTGGCTGTGGTGGCATTACTAAAAGATCTTGGTGCCAGTAAAAAGCTGGGAACTTTGATTGAAGGCGAATCATTACTTAATGATGGTACAGCCATTGTAATTTTTTTGGTTATTCTGGGAAGTATAAAAGGCGCATCGCCAGATATGGGTGAATTAGAAGCATTTGTGTTCAACTTACATCCCGTGCTTAAATTTGCTTATATCTCTTTTGGAGGGATATTGCTGGGCCTGGCTGTGGGTACAATTACAATCCGGTGGGTGCGTGGTGTATTTAACGATGCAATGGTCGAAATATCGGCTATTGTCACAGCTGCATACATTACATTCTTTATTGCTGAGCACTTTCTGTATGTTTCCGGAGTACTTGGGCTTGTTTCGCTAGGATTGGCCGCTGCCAGTGTCGGACGAACCAGAATTAGTCCTGAAGTAGAGCACTTCTTACATGAGTTCTGGGAATTACTGGCTTTCATAGCCAATACCCTTATTTTTATTATTGTTGGAGTTGTTATTGCTGAGCAGGCTGTTTTTACCGGAAGCGATTTTTTAATTCTTTTAATTATTTATATCGGAATTCACATTGTACGAGCTATTGTAGTAACCATATTTTTCCCCTTTATGAAACGAACCGGCTATGGACTCGATAAAAAAAATGCCATGGTCGTATGGTATGGAGCTTTGAGAGGGGCGATTGGATTAGCACTTGCTTTAGTTATAGCCAGCCTCGATCCTGCAGTTTTATCTGAAAAAATTCAAAACCAGTTTCTGTTTTTTACTGCAGGAATTGTGATTTTAACACTGGTTGTAAATGCCATTACCATAAAGTTCCTGATACAAAAACTTGGACTTACCAAATTGGCCCCAGCTAAAGCTAAAATGATATACAATGCGCAGGCGTATTTACGAAAAACGGCCGCCAATACAATTGAAACACTAAAACGCGACCGTTTTATGAATCATGCCAATTGGCAACAGGTTAAAAAATATTTGCCCCCACAACCTGAAATTTCGGAAGAAGAAATTGGCGATGTGGAGACCATTGCCGAAATCAGAAGAAGAATACTTGAACAGGAGAAAAGTAGTTATTGGTATCAGTTTAAGAAAGGTCTGCTAGGTCCCACTGCAGTGCAAAAACTCTCTGAGGGAATTAATACGATTTTAGATGCGGGAGGACTTATCCCATTGTGCGAAAGAAAAGACCTGGAAGAAAGCTGGAAAACACCAGGATTCCTGAAAACACTACAGAACCAACCTCTGCTCGATAAATTGACTAAACATATGTTTTTTGATAGACTGGCTGTAAGCTACGATTCTGCGCGTGGCTTTGTCGAAGCGCAGGAAGAAGCATTAAAATTGGTTGAAAGTATGCACAGAGAGGTAGAAGACGGCGAAGACGGAGATAAAACCGATAGCCTGGAAATTATTGAGGAGGAAATCAATGAAAACCGTATCCATGGCCTTACCTACCTTCGTAATTTGCGTAAGAGTTATCCGGAAATATATAATGCCATTTCTACAAGACAAGCTATACGATCATTGTTGAATTTTGAAATGCAAACAGTAGAAAGGCTTGAGAAAAAAGGACGTTTAGAGTCCTCAGAAGCAAATAAGATGGCTAAAGCAATTGAAAATCGGATGAAAAGGTTGCTGCAAAAACCACCTTCGGTTAAACTACCAAAGAATATTAAACTATTAAAAGATATGGAGTGGTTTGAGGAGGTGGAAATACCCATGCTCAAAAAAGTATCTGCATCTTTTAGTAGCAAAGTTTATTCTATGGGCGATAAACTCATTAAACTGCACGATAGTGGCAATGCAATTTTTGTAATAGCCAGGGGAACAGTTAAGGTTTCCGTGGGAAATGAGGTGGTAGCAATACTCGGACCCGGGAATGTGGTGGGCGAAATAGCTGTGCTTACAGGTAAATCGAGCTCTGCTACTATTGAAGCCGAATCACCCGTTACGGCTTTGCGCATGAAATACCTTAAAATTCAGCGATTACTTAATGAAGACAAATTTTTGAAGCATAACTTATGGAGAATTGCCGGCCGTAGAATGGCTGAAAATATGCTCTCTTTGACCAAAGAGTATGGAAAGTTGAAACGCAAAAAACTCCAACGCATAATTGATAAAGGTGAACTAAAAGAATTGAATGCCGGTAACACTTTTACGCTTGATAAAAAAGAGGGCATAATGCTATCAGGCGCGGTAAACCTTGAGGGAAGAGAAATACGGGGTACAAGATTAATGAAACCGGGTGTCTACCAGGTTGTTGATGATAGCTATGTGTTTGTAATTTAG
- a CDS encoding SagB/ThcOx family dehydrogenase: MRHLKLFMVVALVSLMACNKETSDMENQDSIKLIKENPLTYRLPSPRLESDMSAEEVMKKRRSHRHFVSKSIDASDVSQVLWAAYGITQKANHKQLRGGFRTAPSAGALYPLELYLLVDKVNEIEPGVYRYLADGHQIQQTIDHNVKLELSAAALNQKMIHEAPACLFYSAIYERTTEKYGSRGENRYVCMDLGHSAQNVYLQVEALHMGTCAIGAFSDDKVREVMQLPAKEEPLYIMPFGHYYNKREF, from the coding sequence ATGAGGCATTTAAAATTATTTATGGTTGTTGCATTAGTGTCGCTCATGGCATGTAATAAAGAAACAAGTGATATGGAAAATCAAGATAGTATAAAACTTATAAAAGAGAATCCTTTAACTTACAGGTTACCTTCGCCGAGGTTAGAAAGCGATATGTCGGCTGAAGAGGTGATGAAAAAAAGACGTTCTCACAGGCATTTTGTAAGTAAAAGCATTGATGCTTCAGATGTGTCACAAGTACTTTGGGCTGCTTATGGGATTACACAAAAAGCAAATCATAAACAGTTGCGGGGCGGTTTTCGTACAGCACCCTCAGCTGGCGCACTTTATCCATTAGAACTTTACTTGTTAGTAGATAAAGTTAATGAAATAGAACCTGGTGTGTATAGGTATTTGGCTGATGGACATCAAATTCAACAAACAATCGACCATAATGTAAAACTTGAACTTTCGGCCGCTGCTTTAAATCAGAAAATGATACATGAAGCTCCGGCGTGCCTGTTTTATAGTGCTATTTATGAACGAACAACAGAAAAGTACGGCAGCAGAGGGGAAAACCGTTACGTGTGTATGGATTTGGGACACTCTGCACAAAATGTATATCTGCAGGTTGAGGCGCTACACATGGGAACATGCGCCATTGGTGCATTTAGCGATGATAAGGTCAGGGAAGTTATGCAACTTCCTGCAAAAGAAGAGCCGCTATACATTATGCCTTTTGGTCATTACTACAACAAGCGGGAGTTTTAA
- a CDS encoding IS701 family transposase, with the protein MYLSEYEYFFKNKTKTNFDKASQYVEGLALSDLKNIERISETLNANYHQMQHFITESNWDARAVIDQTAKNVDQALPNRKLTGLLIDESGWVKKGKKSVGVDHQYCGNVGKTANSQVAVFGCLCNDKYASLVDTRLYLPKSWIDDQGRCEAAGIPREDRIFRTKPELATEIVKHQLEMGISFDYVGADGLYGNDIVFTRSVADLGLIYMLDIHSNQKIYLEEPELYLPERKSNRGRAPKKLKASTSAVNADTYIKTLSAKDWKKLNIRDSAKGKLKGLFHFKTVYIWDKASNAVEKRLLVVSKRKTNDCVETKYSFTNAELVQYTEQALAYMQAQRFFIEHSFKEQKQILGMDHFQTRKWKSWYHQVALNMIVGSFMLKEKILNHDQIPLLSARDIMDFLVYKFYREMTDERMLEKLEHRHKKRQRDIDYCYSKQ; encoded by the coding sequence GTGTATTTGTCTGAATATGAGTATTTTTTCAAAAATAAAACAAAGACAAACTTCGATAAAGCCTCTCAATATGTCGAAGGACTTGCATTAAGCGATTTGAAAAACATAGAACGCATAAGTGAAACATTGAATGCCAACTATCATCAGATGCAGCATTTCATAACAGAATCTAACTGGGATGCTCGGGCTGTCATCGATCAAACTGCAAAAAATGTAGACCAAGCATTGCCCAATCGGAAGTTAACAGGACTACTCATCGATGAAAGTGGTTGGGTTAAAAAGGGAAAGAAAAGCGTTGGTGTTGATCATCAGTATTGTGGGAATGTAGGAAAAACAGCAAACTCACAGGTAGCCGTTTTTGGCTGCCTTTGTAATGACAAATACGCCTCGTTGGTCGATACCAGGCTTTATTTACCAAAATCATGGATCGATGATCAGGGTAGATGTGAAGCTGCAGGTATACCCCGTGAAGATAGGATTTTCCGCACAAAACCAGAGTTGGCAACAGAAATAGTAAAGCATCAACTTGAAATGGGTATATCATTTGATTACGTTGGAGCGGATGGCCTATATGGAAATGACATTGTATTTACCCGTTCTGTGGCTGATTTGGGCTTAATTTATATGCTTGATATTCATAGTAATCAAAAGATATATTTAGAAGAGCCAGAACTTTATTTGCCCGAACGCAAGAGTAATCGGGGGCGCGCCCCAAAAAAGCTAAAAGCAAGTACATCAGCAGTTAATGCCGACACCTACATTAAAACCCTGTCCGCAAAGGATTGGAAGAAATTAAATATTCGCGATTCTGCAAAAGGCAAACTCAAGGGGCTCTTTCATTTCAAGACTGTTTACATTTGGGACAAAGCCTCCAATGCCGTTGAAAAACGTTTATTGGTTGTTTCGAAAAGAAAAACAAATGATTGCGTAGAGACTAAATATTCATTCACAAATGCCGAACTTGTCCAGTACACCGAACAAGCACTGGCATATATGCAGGCACAGCGTTTTTTTATAGAGCACAGTTTCAAAGAACAAAAGCAAATATTGGGGATGGACCATTTTCAGACTCGTAAATGGAAATCATGGTATCATCAAGTTGCATTAAATATGATTGTAGGCAGTTTTATGTTAAAGGAGAAAATTTTAAATCATGACCAGATTCCATTGCTTTCTGCAAGGGACATCATGGATTTTTTGGTATATAAGTTTTACCGTGAAATGACAGATGAGCGTATGTTGGAAAAATTGGAACATCGACACAAAAAAAGGCAACGGGATATAGATTACTGTTATTCAAAACAATAA
- a CDS encoding SRPBCC family protein, protein MKKLLKTLLWILGIIIAIILIGGVFMPAKTELAVSKVIKANLYPTFRQMNCLRANANWSPWQNVKNISYSGPECGAGATMTWDDDMDGGKQVITDSKPFEMIKTTLDFGDQGKAKAAILFDKKDEGVEVTWNFSSEAAYPLGRWMSVLFIKPMIKKSYKKGLNNLDSVLNHMAEERYKIKYEEVKPQPLLSLTGSADMGNMPKVMPKLFMKLGTYMGENQIQPLGSPVTIWKSWSDSLNEMTVGFPVNEDVEGKGDIEVIQSYGGKALSIIHKGAYADQHKTWQLLMDNINSTLTHLLF, encoded by the coding sequence ATGAAAAAACTATTGAAAACATTGCTATGGATTCTGGGTATCATCATAGCTATTATTCTCATTGGAGGAGTATTTATGCCTGCTAAAACGGAATTAGCGGTATCGAAAGTTATTAAAGCCAACCTTTACCCAACGTTCAGACAGATGAATTGCCTCAGGGCCAATGCCAACTGGAGCCCCTGGCAGAATGTGAAAAACATCAGCTACAGCGGGCCCGAATGTGGCGCAGGAGCCACCATGACATGGGACGATGATATGGATGGAGGTAAACAGGTTATCACTGACTCAAAACCGTTTGAAATGATTAAAACCACGCTGGATTTTGGCGATCAGGGCAAAGCCAAAGCTGCTATACTTTTTGATAAAAAAGATGAAGGAGTTGAGGTGACCTGGAATTTTTCTTCGGAAGCGGCCTATCCTTTGGGGCGCTGGATGAGTGTATTGTTTATTAAGCCCATGATTAAAAAATCTTACAAAAAAGGGCTGAATAATCTTGACAGTGTACTCAACCATATGGCAGAAGAGCGATACAAAATTAAATATGAAGAAGTTAAACCACAACCGCTGTTGTCGTTAACAGGATCTGCCGATATGGGAAACATGCCAAAAGTTATGCCTAAGCTTTTCATGAAACTGGGCACTTACATGGGCGAGAACCAAATTCAACCTTTGGGATCACCTGTAACCATTTGGAAAAGCTGGTCAGACAGCTTAAACGAAATGACGGTAGGATTCCCGGTAAATGAAGACGTGGAAGGCAAAGGGGACATAGAAGTCATACAAAGCTATGGCGGAAAAGCCCTAAGTATTATACACAAAGGCGCCTATGCCGATCAGCACAAAACCTGGCAACTTTTAATGGACAATATTAATTCTACTTTAACACATTTATTGTTTTGA